In Arcanobacterium wilhelmae, the following are encoded in one genomic region:
- a CDS encoding helix-turn-helix domain-containing protein, protein MAGKWLCVKPVVLECIRGGESASSLSRRLGMSRETIRRWCREAGLVLATGPHGSLA, encoded by the coding sequence ATGGCCGGGAAGTGGCTTTGTGTGAAGCCTGTGGTGTTGGAGTGTATTCGGGGTGGGGAGAGCGCGTCGAGTCTTTCTCGCCGGTTGGGAATGTCACGGGAAACGATCCGCAGGTGGTGTCGTGAGGCGGGTCTAGTCCTCGCGACGGGCCCGCATGGGTCTCTTGCCTAG
- a CDS encoding heavy metal-binding domain-containing protein has product MISVTTPTFEGHTIREYRGIVFGEVIQGVDAIKDFAAGLTNFFGGRSNSYEGELLRAREEALAEMEQRAQALGANAVVGVDIDYETLGANGSMIMVTASGTAVVVA; this is encoded by the coding sequence ATGATCTCCGTTACTACTCCCACTTTTGAAGGCCACACGATCCGCGAGTATCGCGGGATTGTGTTTGGCGAGGTTATTCAGGGCGTGGACGCGATCAAGGATTTCGCGGCCGGGTTGACGAACTTTTTCGGCGGGCGCTCCAACTCGTATGAGGGTGAGCTGCTGCGGGCGCGCGAGGAGGCGCTGGCCGAGATGGAGCAGCGGGCGCAGGCGCTCGGAGCGAACGCGGTGGTCGGCGTGGATATCGACTACGAAACACTCGGCGCGAACGGCTCGATGATTATGGTGACGGCCTCCGGGACCGCGGTGGTGGTTGCATGA